The following coding sequences lie in one Lemur catta isolate mLemCat1 chromosome 11, mLemCat1.pri, whole genome shotgun sequence genomic window:
- the LOC123647784 gene encoding TCR gamma alternate reading frame protein isoform X1: MRKSSVVEHNLLSQIKTLMETFPRSPLFFFLQLLKQISIRLEHMFVFLRIFSLMLLRYIGKKRMAIRSWNPSREIP; this comes from the exons ATGAGAAAGTCTTCAGTGGTGGAACACAACTTGTTGTCACAG ATAAAAACCCTGATGGAGACCTTTCCCCGAAGCCcactatttttcttccttcaattgCTGAAACAAATCTCCATAAGACTGGAACACATGTTTGTCTTCTTGAGAATTTTTTCCCTGATGTTATTAAGGTatattggaaagaaaagaatggcaATAAGATCCTGGAATCCCAGCAGGGAGATACCATGA
- the LOC123647784 gene encoding TCR gamma alternate reading frame protein isoform X2 translates to METFPRSPLFFFLQLLKQISIRLEHMFVFLRIFSLMLLRYIGKKRMAIRSWNPSREIP, encoded by the coding sequence ATGGAGACCTTTCCCCGAAGCCcactatttttcttccttcaattgCTGAAACAAATCTCCATAAGACTGGAACACATGTTTGTCTTCTTGAGAATTTTTTCCCTGATGTTATTAAGGTatattggaaagaaaagaatggcaATAAGATCCTGGAATCCCAGCAGGGAGATACCATGA